The Oscillospiraceae bacterium genomic interval AGCAGATAAATTTGTAAATTCTGCTATAATGGAAGGCATGACATCTATACGTGCCGTGTTAAGCATTCAGGAAAACAGCGAAATTAAAAACGATAGAAAAATCACGAGGATTTTGTATAATTCCAACCGATATGATAAGCTAAAAAAAGAAATCGGATATTTAACGCATCAAGCCGAAAAATACGGCTTCTCTATGACTGAAGCCTCTGAAGAATACATTGACGGTATCACGCTCGGAAATTCTCACGGAGGAATCATTGCTATATGTACAGAAAGAACTATTCCTTTGTTGGAAAACAACATTTCTTCTATAAAGCCAAATAAACTTTATGTCATGATACAAGGCATAGAAGATCCTTATAATTTTGGCTATTCCCTTCGTTCCTTGTATTCTTGCGGAGCTGAAGGAATAATTTTGCCGGAAAGAAACTGGATGAGCGCGGCAGGAGTTGTGTGCAGAGCCTCTGCAGGAGCTTCCGAGTTGATGAACGTCTATACATCAGATGCATTAAAAGCGGCAGAAATATTTAAAAATAACGGCTACAAAATAGTTTGCGCCGATCTGAGAACCTCGGACACTCTTGGGAAAACAGAGCTTAAATTGCCGTTGTTTTTAATTGTGGGAGGCGAAAAAAGAGGGATTTCAAAAGAATTGCTTGATAGGTCAGACATCATTGTTAAAATTCCCTATGCGAGAAAATTCAACGCTTCCCTTTCAGCCGCATCCGCAACCACGATAATAGGCTATGAGATAATGCGTCAAAACGATAATATTTTTTGAATAAATTTAAGGTTGTTTCATTATGTGTTCAGCACTTTGAAACAACCTTTTGTA includes:
- a CDS encoding RNA methyltransferase, which translates into the protein MIKEADKFVNSAIMEGMTSIRAVLSIQENSEIKNDRKITRILYNSNRYDKLKKEIGYLTHQAEKYGFSMTEASEEYIDGITLGNSHGGIIAICTERTIPLLENNISSIKPNKLYVMIQGIEDPYNFGYSLRSLYSCGAEGIILPERNWMSAAGVVCRASAGASELMNVYTSDALKAAEIFKNNGYKIVCADLRTSDTLGKTELKLPLFLIVGGEKRGISKELLDRSDIIVKIPYARKFNASLSAASATTIIGYEIMRQNDNIF